From Solwaraspora sp. WMMD1047, the proteins below share one genomic window:
- a CDS encoding acetyl-CoA C-acetyltransferase encodes MSPETSRNAVIVATARSPIGRAGKGSLTEVRPDDLAATIVAAALDKVPQLDPTEIDDLYLGCGLPGGEQGFNQARVVTTLLGLDTVPGATVTRYCASSLQSTRMALHAIRAGEGDVFVSAGVECVSRFARGSSDSLPLQAREAVGGGWENPRFDAARARTASRAEAGAEVWTDPRSGGELPDIYIAMGQTAENLAQVYDVSRADMDEFGVRSQNLAEKAIADGFWAREITPVTVPSGAVVSADDGPRPGVTLAGVAGLKPVFRPDGRVTAGNCCPLNDGAAAVVIMSEGRARDLGITPLARIVSTGVTGLSPEIMGLGPVEASRQALRRAGMTIGDVDLVEINEAFAAQVIPSYRELGIPLEKLNVMGGAIAVGHPFGMTGARITGTLLNALDWHDKSIGLETMCVGGGQGMAMILERLS; translated from the coding sequence ATGTCGCCAGAGACCTCTCGTAACGCCGTCATCGTCGCCACCGCCCGTTCCCCCATCGGCCGAGCCGGCAAGGGTTCGCTCACGGAGGTCCGGCCGGACGACCTGGCCGCCACCATCGTCGCGGCCGCGCTCGACAAGGTGCCCCAGCTCGACCCGACCGAGATCGACGACCTCTACCTGGGCTGCGGCCTGCCCGGCGGTGAGCAGGGCTTCAACCAGGCCCGGGTGGTGACCACCCTGCTCGGTCTGGACACTGTGCCCGGCGCCACGGTGACCCGCTACTGCGCCTCCTCGCTGCAGTCGACCCGGATGGCGCTGCACGCCATCCGGGCCGGCGAGGGGGACGTCTTCGTCTCGGCCGGGGTGGAGTGCGTGTCCCGGTTCGCCCGGGGCAGCTCCGACTCGCTGCCGCTCCAGGCGCGGGAGGCGGTCGGCGGCGGCTGGGAGAACCCCCGGTTCGACGCCGCGCGGGCCCGGACCGCGAGCCGGGCCGAGGCCGGCGCCGAGGTCTGGACCGATCCCCGTTCCGGCGGCGAGCTGCCCGACATCTACATCGCCATGGGGCAGACCGCCGAAAACCTGGCCCAGGTGTACGACGTGAGCCGCGCCGACATGGACGAGTTCGGCGTACGCAGCCAGAACCTGGCCGAGAAGGCGATCGCGGACGGCTTCTGGGCGCGGGAGATCACTCCCGTCACCGTGCCGTCCGGCGCGGTGGTCAGCGCCGACGACGGCCCCCGGCCGGGCGTGACGCTGGCGGGGGTGGCCGGGCTGAAGCCGGTGTTCCGGCCGGACGGGCGGGTCACCGCCGGCAACTGCTGCCCGCTCAACGACGGGGCGGCGGCGGTGGTGATCATGAGCGAGGGCCGGGCCCGGGACCTCGGCATCACGCCGTTGGCCCGGATCGTCTCGACCGGGGTGACCGGGCTATCGCCGGAGATCATGGGGCTCGGCCCGGTCGAGGCGTCCCGGCAGGCGCTGCGCCGGGCCGGCATGACGATCGGCGACGTCGACCTGGTGGAGATCAACGAGGCGTTCGCCGCCCAGGTGATCCCCTCGTACCGGGAGCTCGGCATTCCGCTGGAGAAGTTGAACGTGATGGGCGGCGCGATCGCCGTTGGCCACCCGTTCGGGATGACCGGCGCCCGCATCACCGGCACCCTGCTCAACGCCCTGGACTGGCACGACAAGAGCATCGGTCTGGAGACCATGTGCGTCGGCGGCGGCCAGGGCATGGCCATGATCCTCGAACGCCTCTCCTAG